The genomic segment GCGCGCTCGTCTACTTCCCGGGCAAGCGCGAGGTCCGCACCCTGGGGGCGGCCCCCGAGCCAGAGTTGCTGGAAGGCTTGCAGCGGCGGGGCGTCCGCGTCGACATCGGCAGCTCCATCGTCGCGACCGACGAGACCTTCGCCGAGGCCGCGCTGGCCGCCATTCGCGAGACGGGCGTGGAGCGGACGCTGGTGTTCAACAAAGGCTCGCTCATGCTCCTGCCCGGCGGGGTGACCAAGGGCACCGGGCTGACGGTGGCCCTGGCCGCCTTCGAGCTCTCATCCCACAACCTCATCGGAATCGGCGACGCCGAGAACGACCACGCGTTTCTCGCCATGTGCGAGGGCGCGGTGGCGCTTGCCAACGCCGTGCCGGCCCTGCGGGAGCGCGCGGACCATGTCACGCGCGCTGCGGCCGGAGCCGGTGTCGTCGAGTTCGTCGAAGAGCACGTCCTCACCGACGCCGTCGGGTTCATCCCCCACCTGGCGCGCCACGAGCTCCACGTGGGCCGGGCCGACGGCGGTGAGCCGGTGGCGCTGCCCGCCCACGCGGCCACGCTCCTCGTCGTCGGCCCGTCGGCCAGCGGCAAATCCACGCTCACCGGCATCCTGGTCGAGCGACTGACCCAGACCGCGCGGGCCTTCTGCCTGCTCGACCCCGAAGGCGACCACGAATCGCTGGCCGAGCTGGAAGGGGTGGTCGTCCTCGGTGGCAAGCCCGAGCAAAGCCTGCCCACCGCCGAGGAGCTCGGCCAGCTCCTCCGCCGGCCGCTGGGACGCCTGGTCCTCAACCTGAGCCACCTCACGATGGCGGAGAAGGTGGCGTACGCCACGCAGGCCCTCGGCGCGGTGGCCGGGGTTCGGAGCGCCCACGGCCTGCCCCACTGGCTCATCGTGGACGAAGCCCACCACATCGTGCCGGCCGAGGGCTCCACTGCGGTCGAGCTCCTGCCCATGGCCGGCCATTCGCTGGCGCTCGTCACCCTCACGGCCGATCTGATCGCCCGCGAGGTGCGGCAGGCCGTCGGCATGGTGGCCTCCACCGACGCGGAAGCGTTCCGGCAGGCCTTGCACACGCTGGCGACCGACCGGGCCGATCCCCAGCATGCGCCGGGCATCAGCCCCGAGCTGCAGCGCGGCGAGGCCCTGCTCGCCACGCTCGGCGAGCAGCCGTCGCGCACAGTCAGGTTCCAGGTCGACCGGCGCGAGGCCCAGCACCGTCGCCACGTGCGCAAGTACGCCGAGGGCGAGCTGCCGCCCGATCGCAGCTTCTACTTCCGCGGCCCCCAGGGCGCCCTGAATTTGAGGGCGGCCAACCTCAAGCGGTTCTGCGAGCTGGCCGAGGGCGTCGACGAGGCGACATGGTCGTATCACCTCGCCCGGCGTGACTACTCGACCTGGATGCGGGACATGATCAAGGACGCGCAGCTCGCCGACGAAGTCGCGGCGTTCGAGGGCAACGGGGACTGGCCGCCCGCCGACGCGCGGCGGCTCGTGCTGGAGACGGTGCGGCGGCGCTACGCCGTGTGAAGCGAGCCGCGTTCAGCAGGGCCGCGCGGTGAAGCGCCGGAGGACGCCGCGGGCCCGCCGGCCCGCGGTGTCGATCGCGAACCCGGCCGCCTCCACGAGCCGCTCGGTCTCCCGGTTGGGATGACAGCCGCCGGTCAGCCGGGTCCACAGCGGCTGCAGCCGATCTTGCAGGAGGGCCTTCCACGGCGTCGCGGATCGGACGTGCTCCAGCATCCGTAGCTGCCCACCGGCGCCGAGCACCCGACGCGCCTCGCCGAGGGCCCGGGCGGGATCGGCCACGCTGCAGACCGCCAGGCCGCTCACCACGGTGTCGAAGGCGCCAGCGCGGAACGGCAACGCCTCGGCTCTGGCCTGAACGAGCAGTACTGCCGGCGCCCGGCGCCCCGCGCGCTGCAGGGCGTCCCAGGCGGGATCCAGCGCGATGGTTCGGAGGCCGGGGGGCATCAGCGGAAGGTTCCGGCCGGTCCCCGAGCCGAGGTCGAGGGTGCGCCCGCGGGCGCCGCCGGCAAGCCAGCGGCGCCACCGGCCCAGCCCGCCCAGCTCGCAGAACGCGCACAGCGCGTCGTAGAGCCAGGGGATCTGCTCGATGCCACGCACCGGGTCAGGCGGGGAACACCACCAGGGCGCCCGTGTAGTTGTGGAAGAAGTTTCGCCGGCCGATGGGCGCGAACTCCCCGTTGCCGAAAAAGCCGACCAGCGGGAACTCGCCCAGGTGGGCCCGGATCAGGCTGACGTCGTGGTCGGGCACGTCGAAGAGCCCGCGGCCGCGACCCGCGCAGTTGAAGTAGCAGCCGAAGGCCGGCGGCTGGCCCTTCAGCGCTCGAGCCACCTCGCGCAGCGCGGTCGCCAGGTCTTCGCGCGAGGCCGCCGCGTCCCGGAGCTGGAACTGGATGGTCTGCCCCACCCGCACCGGCTCGGCGACGGCGATGGCGCCTGTGCCCGCGTCGGCGCCGAGCAGGTTGCGGACGAGGAAATCGCCGCGCTCCAGCGGAGACTTGGCGGAGTCCATGGCGAGCCCGGCGAACAGGCCGGCGCGCTGGGCGCGCGCCGCGCCGTCCGGGGTCGCCCGCACGGCCTCTCGGAGGACCTCCAGTGGGGGCCGGCCAGCGATCTGGATCACCGTGTTGCCTTCGGCCCGGGTGATGACGTAGGGCTCGCCGATGGGAACGCATCCCTGGGCGACCCCGATGATGGATCGCGGTCCCGACAGCGCCACCCCGGCCAGACTGCCCTGGACGACCTCGGTGTTGACCAGCTCGAACAGCGGCGTCCCGGCGGCGACACCGCCGACGACGGGCACGAACCCCAGTTCGGCCCGGGCGCCGTCGAGCAGCGCGCGGGGATCGAGGCCGGCGACGTCGGCCAGCACCAGGAGGCAGCCGCCCTCCGCGAGAGTGGCACCGGCCTGTCGGGCCAGCTCGGCGCCGACGTCGGCGGGATCGGCGAGGTCGCGGACGAGGACGGGCTTCGCCACCAGGCGCGGGTCGCGGACCACCAGCACGGCCACGGCCGGCTCATCCTCGACTTCCCGCCGCTCGGTCAGCACGCCAGCGCCGCTGCAGCCGACGACGACCCGGGCGCCGGTGACCCGCCGGACGGCGTGGAGCAGCTCGTGAGCGGCCGGGTAAGCATCCCCTGTCGTGAAGACGAGCGCGAGGTCGGCGTGGTCGGCGCCGGCAGACGCCATGGCGGCCAGCGCCGCATCGATCGCCGCCGCCGCCGGCGATGGTCCCAGGCCGAGCCCGGCGCCGGCGGCGGCCAGCAACCGCTCAGTCGCCAACGTCCTCGAGCCGGGCCAGGCGAGCGCCCGCGTCCTTCATGACGTCGAGCGCGCGCGCGCCGTCGCCCGGCGTGACATCCACGGCGGCGACGGCATCCTCCAGGACGACGACCTCGAAGCCCTCCTTGAGAGCGTCGAGCACGGTGGCCTTGACGCAGTAGTCGGTGGCCAGCCCCCCCACGAAGAGCCGGCTCGTGCCATGTGCGCCGAGCGCAGCCGCAAACGGCATCCCGTCGGCGGTCTCGGCCTGGAAGCACGAGTAAGCGTCCAGCTCGGGGTCCATGCCCTTGGAGACGATCTCGGTGCCTGCTGGCAGCACGAGATCGGGGTGGAATTCGGCGCCCGGCGTGCCCTGCACGCAGTGCGGCGGCCAGGCGCCGCCGTAGGCCTTGAAGTGCCGGGTCCGCGCCGGATGCCAGTCCCGCGTGGCGAAGACCGGAGCGCCCCGTCGGGCGAAGCGCTCGGCGTAGCGGTTGAGCGCAGGGACGACGCGGTCGCCGTCCTTGATGCCCAGCGCCCCGCCCGGGCAGAAGTCGTTCTGGACGTCCGTGATCACGAGGGCGTCACGCGCGGGGTCGATGGGGAACGTCATCATCCCTCCCTCGCTCGGATCGTAGCACGCCAGTCGCGTTCGGTCAGACGGCCTGGCCCGGGTAATAGCAGGCGGCCAGATGTCCGTCGTCGGTCTCGGTCAGCGGCGGCTCGGCCTCCGCGCACTTGGGCTGGGCGATGGGGCAGCGCGGCTGGAACCGGCAGCCTGGCGGCAAGTCGATCGGGCTCGGGATCTCCCCCTTCAGCGTGGCACGAAGCTCGAACTCGGGAGCTTCGCCGCGCATGCGAGGGAAGCTGTGAAGCAGGGCCACGGTGTACGGATGCCGGGCCCGCCGAAAGATCATGTCCGAGGTCCCGAGCTCGACGATGCGCCCCAGGTACATCACGGCCACGGTATGGCAGAGATACTGGACGACGCCAAGGTCGTGCGCGATGAAGATGTACGTCAGCCCCATCTCGGTCTGGAGATCGCCGAGCAGATTCAGGATCTGGGCCTTCACCGATACGTCGAGACCCGATACCGCTTCGTCGGCCACGAGGAGCTCGGGGTTGACGGCGATCGCTCGGGCGATGGCGACACGCTTGACCTGGCCGGCGCTGAACTCGTGCGGGTACCGATCGGCCACCTTGGGATCGAGCCCCACCCGCTCCAGCAACTCGCGCACGCGAGGCTCGCGCTCGGCTGGCGCGCCGATGCGGTGTACGTTCAGCGGCTCGCGCAGGATCTGGCGAACCGTCATCCGCGGATTCAGGGACGTGAATGGATCCTGGTAGACGATCTGGACCCGACGCCGATAGGCGAAGAGGTCCTGGCCGCTCAGGCGGGCCACGTCGGCACCGTCGAAGAGCATCTGCCCCTCCGTCGGGGCGATGGCCCGCATCACCAGCCGGCCGATCGTGGTCTTGCCGCACCCCGACTCGCCGACGAGACCCATCGTGCGGCCCCGCTCGATGTCGAGGTCCACCCCATCGACCGCCTTGACCACTCGCGGAGCCGGCGGCCGCAGGACGTTGTGGAGCGTCACCGGCGCCCTCACGACGAAGTGCTTGCGCAAGCCGCGCAACCTGAGGAGGACGTTAGCCGGCAGCGCGCTCATGCTCCTCGACCTTCCAACAGGCGACGCGGTGGCCCGGACCGGTGGCGTGCAGTGCCGGGCGCTGGCGCGCGCAGTGCTCATCCTTCTCGGGCCACGGGCAGCGCGGGTAGAAGCGGCACCCGGGCTCGTACTCGGCCAGGGGGGGTAGATGCCCGGGGATCGGCTCCAGACGCCGTACGCCCAGCCGCGGCACCGAGCGCAGGAGGCCCTGGGTGTAGGGATGGCGGGGCCGGCCGAAGACGACGTCGACCGGCCCCTCTTCCACCACCTGCCCGGCGTAGAGCACGAGCACGCGCTGGCACATGTGCGAGATGACGGCGAGGTCGTTGAAGATGAAGACGACGGCCGTGCCGAGCTCCCGCCCGAGATCCCGGATCAGTTCGAGGATCTGCGCCTGGATCGTCACGTCCAGGGACGAGGTCGGTTCGTCCGCCACGAGCAGGCGCGGCCGGCATCCCACCCCCATGCTGATGACGACGCGCTGGCGCATCCCCCCACTGAACTGGTGCGGATAACTGGCCAGGCGGCTCTCCGGAGAGGGGATGCCCACGCGCCGGAACAGGTCCACCACCCGGTGCAGCGCCGCCCGACGTCCCAGCCCCAGGTGCAGCTCGAGTGGCTCGGCGACCTGCGCCCCCACCCGGAACACCGGATTCAGGGCCGAGGTGGGGTCCTGGAAGATCATGGCGATGTCCTTGCCGCGTATTCGCGCCAGGGCCGCCTCGTCCAGGGTGTTGAGATCGGTGCCCTGGAAGAGGACGCGGCCGCGCACGCGCCCCGGCGGGCTCGGGATGAGCGCCAGCAGCGCGTCGGCCAGCACGCTCTTGCCCGCGCCCGACTCCCCCAGGATGCCGAGCGTTTCTTGCTCTCCGAGCTCGAAGCTCAGCCCGTCGAGGACGTTCACCAGGCCGGCAGGGGTCTGGAAGTCGACCCTGAGGTTCTCGACCCGGAGCACGGGCGGGGCGACCACCGGCGTGCTCACGCGATCTGCGCCTTCGGATCCAACGCGTCGCGGAGCCCGTCGCCGAAGAGGTTGAGCCCCACGATGATCACGACCAGGGCCAGGCCCGGGAAGCCCGAGATCCAGGGCGCCATGACGATGAACCCGCGGCCCTCGGCGATCATGAGGCCGAGATCGGGGTCCGGGGGCGGCACGCCCAGGCCCAGGAACGACAGGCCGGACTCCAGCAGGATGGCCACGGCCAGGTTCAGCCCGAACTGCACGATGATCGGCGACAGCACGTTCGGCAACAGATGCCGGAAGATGACTCCGGCAGCCCCGACACCCATCAGCTGGGCCGCTTCCACGAACGGCTCGCTCTTGATGTTCAGCACGTCGCCCCGCGTCACCCGCGCGAACATCCCGGCGAAGGTGGCGGCGAGAGCCAGGATGACGTTTTGCAGGCCGAGGCCCAGGACGGCGATGAACGCGATGGCCAGGACGAGCGGCGTGAACGCCAGCAGACCGTCCACGACACGCATGAGAATGGCGTCCACCAGCCCCCCGTAGTGCCCGGCCACCAGGCCCATCAGCACCCCCACCACCATGGCGATGCCCACCGACGCGAAGCCGACGATGAACGAGATGCGAGCGCCATAGAGGATCCGGCTCAGCATGTCGCGCCCGAAGCTATCGGTGCCCAGCCAGTGCTGCCAGGACGGTCCCTGGAACGCCGCCGTGTGATCCTGCTGAAGCGGATCCCACGGCGCCAGCACCGGGGCCAGAATAGACACCACGACGAACAGGGCGACGATCACGGCCCCGGCCACGGCCCCGCGGTTCGCGCAGAACCGCATGAGCATGAGCCGCCGCGGTGTCACCCGGCGTTCCGGAATAGCGGCGGCCGTCGTGGCCGTGTCGATCGCCCGGGCCACCACCTACGCCTCCCGCACCCGGGGATTGAGGTGCCGGTACAGGACGTCGACGAGCAGGTTGATCAGAATGAACATGATGGCGATCACCATGACCGTCGCCTGCACGAGATGGTACTCACGGTTGAGCACGGCGATCGTCACCAGGCGGCCGATACCGGGCAGGGCAAAGACCGTCTCGGTCATCACGGCCCCCCGCAGCATCCCGCCGAGCTGCAGGCCGACCACCGTGACGACGGGGATCAGCACATTGCGCAGGGCGTGCTTGTAGACCACGGCCCGGCCCTCCACTCCTTTGGCCCGCGCCACCTTGATGTAGGGCTGGTTGAGCACGTCCACCAGGCTCGACCGGGTGATGCGGGCGATCAGCCCCGCGTACCAGGCGCCCAGCGTGAAGGCCGGCAGGATCATGTGCACGAGGCTGCCGCCCAGGTCCTCGGTGGGCCCGATGTAGCCCATGGTCGGGAACCACCCGAGGGAAACCCCGAAGATCCAGATCAGCACGATCCCCAGGTAGAAGGATGGAAAGGAGTTGAAGAAGATCGCCAGCCCCATGCCGACGTAATCCACCCAGGTGTTGCGCTTGAGGGCGGCCAGCACCCCCGACGGGATGGCGATCACCAGCGCGAACAGGAGCGACCACACGCTCAGGTAGATCGTCACCGGCAACGCGTCGTTCAGGACGAGCTTCGTCACGGCGGCGCCCGAGATATACGAGGTGCCCCAGTTGCCTTGCACGAACCGCCACACCCAGATGAGGTACTGCACGACGACCGACCGATCCAGCCCCAGCTCCCGGCGCAACTTGGCGTACGACTCGGGGTTGAAGTCCGCCCCCAGCATGACCGTCACCGGATCGCCGGGGGCCATCTTCATCAAGGCAAACACGAAGACCGAGATCACGAACAAGAGAACGGCGGTGTGCAGGAGACGCTGGAGCGCGTACTGGAGCATGGGGCCGCGGCGCGCGGCGGGCGGCGGGCCGCCCACCGCGCGGAACGCCTCCTACAGGTGCACGGCGTGGAACCGCATCGAGTCCGCCGGGATGTACTTGAACCCGTGCACCTTCTTGCTCAGGGCCTTGAAGACCTTGAAGTGACCGATGAAGGCGCAGGGGGCGTCGGCGGCCAGCAGCGTATCGGCCTTGTCGTAGAGCGCCTTGCGCTTGGCCACGTTGGGCTCGAACTGCGCCTCGGCCACGAGCCGGTCGAACTCCTTGTTGCTGTAGCCCACGAAGTTCCACGGCTTTCCGGTGACCCACTCGGGATAGATGGTCTCGTCGGGGTCGAGGTCGGCCACCCAGCCTTCGTCGTACATCTGGAAGTCGCCGGTGTTCCGCTTCTTGTGCCAGGTCGCCTGTTCGTAGAGCTGGATGCGCACCTTGATGCCGATCTTGGCCAGCATCGGCTGCACGAGCTCGGCCATGCGCGGGCCCACGCCGCCGGAGCCCGTGTACTGGCCCACGACCATCCATTCCACGTCCACGTCGCCCTTGTACTTCGATTCCGCCCGCAAGGCCTTGGCCTTGTCGAGGTCGAAGTGCTGGGCTCGCCGGGAGGAGCACTGGTCGGCGTTGTAGAAGTCGCTCATCGGCGGGGAGATGGCGCTGCAGGCCGGGATGGCCCCGCCGAAGTAGGCCTGCTGGATGATAGGGCCGCGATCGACGGCGAAGGCGACCGCTTGACGCAGGGCCTTGTCGTCGAAGGGAGGCCGCCGGTTGTTCATCCCGATGAACGTGTAGTTCCCCTCGACGCCGCCGAACACCTGGACATTGGGGTTCTTGTCCATCATGGGCAGGAACTGGAACGGGATGAGGTTCAGACCGTCGATCTCGCCGGCCATCAGGGCCCCCACCGCGGTGGAGCTCTCCCGGATGAGCAGGATGGTCACGCGGTCGAGGTACGGCAGCGGCTTGCCGTCGGTCCCCCGCTCCCAGTAATCGGGGTTCCGCTCCAGGACGATCCGGTCGTTCTCCACCCACTGCGCGAAGCGGAACGGTCCCGTGCCCACCGGGTTTCGGCCGTACGCCCGCCCGTGCTTGGCGACGGCTTTGGGGCTCACGATGGTACCAGCCCGTCCCGTGGAGCCGGTCCACGCCACCGGCAGGAACTGGTACGGCCGCTTGAAGGTGATCCTGAGCCGGTACTTGTCCTGGACCTCCACCTTGTCGAGGTCAGCGAGCTTCCACCCGTGCGGCGATTTCACGTTGGGATCGCGCAGACGTTCCTGGTTCCACTTCACGGTCTCGGCCGTGCACTCCTCGCCGTCGTGGAACTTCACGCCACGGCGGAGCGTGAGGAGGTGCGTCACCGGGTTCGGCATGTCCCACTTCTCCATCAGGTCCGGCACGAACGACACGCGCTTGCCGTCGTACTCCACCTTCAGGATGCCGTTGTAGATGTTGTCGTGAATCTTGATCGCGCCCAGTGAAGAGGTGAAGTGCGGGTCCAGGGTATCGACCGTGTCGATCCAGGCGATCCTGAGCTGGCCGCCGCGCTTCACCGATTGGGCCCGGGCCGGCCGCCCGCCGCCCAGCCCGACGGCCGCCGCGCCGGCCGCGCCGGCGAGCAACTGGCGGCGCGTGAGGAGCTCTGCGCCGATCGCATCGGCAAGACGTGCGATGTGGTTCTCGCCTCTGCCACCCATATCGGCTCTCCTTTCCCAGGAGCACCATGCCGCCGATCGTGCTATCGCTCGACGGAAGGGCGCCGCGACGGGCAACGCTGCTCGGAGGTGTCCGCGAACTTGGGCGGCACCTTACGAGGTGGCACCGGCGTTGTCAATAGCGCCAGGCAGGCAGCGAGGCCCGCTCGCGGTGTTTATCTCAGGTAGGCGCGGAGGCCGGTCAACGAGATGAGGTCGTGGTAGCGCTGCTTGAAGTGCTCCCAGAAGCGGTGCATGCTCCGATATTCCTGCAGCCGGTCGAAGAGCAGCAAATCGACGGCGGCGCTGTCGATCCAGTCGATGTCCTTCCGGTACCCGAGGACCAGGGCCACGCCGGTCGCCGCGACGAACCGCGCGATGCGCGCCTGCTCGATGTTGAGAGTGGCGCAGCTGCCGAAGTGCACCACCCAGTTAGTGAACCCGGTGTCCATGAAGGTGGCGAGCTTCTCGATCTCGACCGGCGCCTGATCCAGCACGAGCTGGCCGGGCTTGCCGTGACAGGACAGGTACAGGATGCCGTAGCCGCGCCGGTGCTTGAGCTTGTTCAGGTTGTACTCGAGCTCTTCCTCGGTGTTGCAGGTCAGGTAGGCCCACTTGACGTCGTTCACCCGCTGGCTGAGCTCGAGCAGCGGCACCACGCTCAGCCGGGACTCGATGTTGCCGTCCCACAACGTCTCCAGGCAGGCAATCTTCTTGCGGTGGCTGGTGGCCCGTCCCACGTCTAGCGGCGGCTCCCCGCGGGGCGGCACTCCTGCAGGCTCGCCGCGAACGCGTCCACCACTCCCTTGATGTCCAGCGCGGTGAGGGTACCCATGGTGGAGACGCGGAAGGCATAGCGACGCAGGTCGCCCTGCCCGGCGTAGATGATGTACCCGCGGCCCTTCATGGCGTCGTGAAGCGTCTCGTAGGTCAGGCCGGGGGGCAGGCGAAACGTCGTGAGGATATTGGAGCGGGCCCCCTCGGCTACCAGCACCTCGAAGCCCAGCCGGGCCATCCCCTCCCGGAGGATCCGGGCGTTGTCGGCGTAGCGGGCGATGCGCGCGGCCACGCCTTCGCGCTCCAGCTCCACCAGGGCTTGCTCCATCGCGTGCAGCACCTGCACGGCGGGGGTGAACGGTGTATTGTCGGCCTCCTGCTGCACCCAGTGCCCGTGCAGATCGAGATAGATGCTGCGGGGCGATCGTCCCCCGAGCGCCTCCACCGCCGCGCGGCGCGCCAGCACGAAGGACACGCCGGGGATCCCGCCCAGGCATTTGTTGGCGCTGGCCGTGACAAAGTCGAGCCCGTCCTGGCCCAGCGTGATCGGCTCGCCGAAGAGCGAGCTCATGGCGTCCACCACCACGCGCCGGCCCTGACCCGCCGCCGCCAGTACGATCTCGCTCACGGGGTTGAGCAGTCCGGTCGTCGTCTCGTGATGCACGACGGCCACGTGGCTGATGCTCGGGTCGGCACGCAGCGCCCGCTCGAGGTCGGCCGGCACGACCGGCGTGACGTTGTCGTACGTCAGGGCCTGGGCGCGGATGTGGTGGGCCCGGGCGATCTTCAGCATCCGGTCGCCGTACACGCCGTTGTCCACGACCAGCAGCGCCCGCTCGGGCGGCACCGCCGAGCAGATCGCCGCCTCCACCGCCGCCGTGCCCGAGCCCGTGAAGAGGATGGCGGTCCAGTCCGGCCCCCCGCCGGCCAGCCGGACCAGTCGCTCCCGGCACGCCTGCATGATGCGGAAGAACTCGGGTTCCCGGTGGCAGAGGTCGGGCATGACGAGCGCCTGCCGCACCGTGGACGTGGTGTTGGCGGGACCCGGGTTCAACAGGATCCACTCTCTCTCGGGCATGCCGGCGGGCCTCCTGCAGGCGGTTTCCGTGATCCTGGCTATGATAGCCTGGAGGCCCGACCGGAGCGGCAAAGCAGATAGCGGAGGACATGCCGATGGTACTGAGGCTCGCCCTCTCCCTGGGGCTGCTGCTCGCGCACCTGGGTGGGTGCGGCTGGCCGGCGAGCCAGGTCGGCCCGGCGGTCGCCCACCCCAGCGTCCGGGTCGATACCGTCGAGACCGAGGACGCTTACGCGACCCAGTGCCGGGCGGGCGTCTGCGCTACCCTGCAAGTGACCCGGTCGCGGTTCTCACACGGCGCCGTCTCGACCCTGCTCTTCTTCTCCGCCTACGACCAGCGCGGCCGGGCCATTCAGATCCCCGGCTTTCCGTCGGGCTTCACCGGCATCGCCAGCGAGCAGTTCGTCGTGAGCCCGCAGGGTACGCGGGCGACCCTGAACTACGCCGGCGTCTCGGTGACCTGGCGGGCCAACGCCAAGGTCCGGAAGAGGATCGACAACGGCCCATCGCGCTCGCGGGTGTCCGAGCGCGAGCAGCAGGTGAGCGCGGACGTCAGGGGAGCGGTGGGGCCGATCGTCTTCGACCCGGCGGCCCCGCGACAGCCCCGCGACTTCGGCTCCGCCTTCCTGACCATGCGCCAGACCGTCAGCCGGACGCGGGTGAAGTGAGAAGTGGGGCATTGCGCTCTTCGCCGGGCGGACAGAAGAAGTCTGCGCCGCGGAACCCAGGAACGATGACGCAAGCGCGGCAGGAAAGGCGTGTCACGGCCGGGGGCTGCCGGAGCCTGCTCCGGCAGCCCTCCGCGGCGTGACTACTCGAGCGCCCGGGCCTGCTGTCGGTTCACGTGCCACAGCACGAGGTGGTACTGCGGCTCGCCGGAGCCAGGATGGGGATAGATCGAGATGTGTTCGATGCGCCGGTCTCCGCCGTCGAGCCCCGCGAGACCCGACCGTAACTCGGAAGCGGGCAGTGTGTAAACGGTGGCGACGCGCTGGCCGGCCTTGTTGTAGGCGGCGAACCGCCCATAAGAGGGGGCCTCAGCCTCCATCCGGCTGAACTTCAGGGGCGTCGATGGTGGCGGCGCTGCGCTGGCCAGGCCCATCTGGCCGGGTTGAGGGGACGTCCGCGCAGAGGCGGCGGGTGACATCGCGGCGGCGGCGGCCGCCTCGTCTCGCTTCGCCGTCACCAGGACGAGATTGCTCGTCATCGGCTTACCGTCGGCGGCCATGCGCGCTGCGTCAGTGATCCGCTGACGCTCGCTGTCATTACTGGTGACGCCGGTGACGAACACGGAGCCGTTGCTGGTATCGACGTCCACGCGGGTCAGGCTCCCGATCTGCGCGGAGGCAACGGCGGCTTTGACCTTGGCGGTTGTCGTCTTGTCGTCGATCCATTGCCCGGCGCTGCGCCCGGTAACGGTACGGCATCCGGCGAGGACGATGAGGACTATCACGAGGACTGCGGTCGAGCGGGTCGCTCCTGGCATGGCGTCCTCCTTGAACGGGGGTGGAGTAGGGCGTATGCAAGGCGGCGGCCATCGACTGCCCGGGGAGGAGCCCCGACCGCTGTACTGACGTAGACGGCGGCGATCATGCATGAGCGTCCCGTCGATAGAAAGTCATTCGGCTCGAGGATGCGGCGGGCAAGGTGGAGCCGTGAACGCAGCAAAGGACCGGCCCCGGCGAAGGCATGTGTGTCCTCGGTGCGGGAGTCGCGCAATCGCTCAGGCGCACAGGCGCGGCGTGCTGGAGAGGCTGGTGTTGCGCCTCGTCGCTCGCCGGGTCTATGAATGTCTGACCTGTACATACCGGTTCTACGACCGTCCCAGCGCAGCCTAGGGTTCAAGGGTGCCCGTGGGCCCGGTTCGGCCGGCCGCACACGGGATCGCTTCTCAAGGGTGGTAGAGCATCCAGTAGATCAGGACGCCGGTCACCGATACGTAGAGCCAGACCGGGAAGGTCCAGCGCGCGATCCGCCGGTGGCGGGAGAACTGCCCGGTGAGCGCCCGGTAGATCGTCGTCAGGGCCAGCGGCACGATCACGGCGGCCAGAACGATGTGGGAGACGAGCAGCCCGAAGTACACGGGGCGGATCCAGCCCTGACCGGTGAAGGGGCGGGAGCCGGCATAGTAGTGATAGATGACGTACGTGGCCAGGAACAGCGTGGACACGCCGAACGCGCTCAGCATGCATACGAGGTGCGCCGCCACCTGGCGGCGGCGGATGAAGACGTAGCCGGCCGTCAACAGCACCGCGCTCGTCGCGTTGAGGGCGGCGTTCAGCGGGGGCAGCGCGGACACATCGATCGTCCCTCCCGGCTCCGGCTGCCGACCCAGCAGCAGCACGGCGAGCGCCGCCACCACCCCGGCCGACACCAGGCCGATGACGGAGAGGGCCAACCGCTCGTTCATCGAGCCTGCCCGCGGAAGGCCTCGC from the Candidatus Methylomirabilota bacterium genome contains:
- a CDS encoding oligopeptide/dipeptide ABC transporter ATP-binding protein, whose amino-acid sequence is MSALPANVLLRLRGLRKHFVVRAPVTLHNVLRPPAPRVVKAVDGVDLDIERGRTMGLVGESGCGKTTIGRLVMRAIAPTEGQMLFDGADVARLSGQDLFAYRRRVQIVYQDPFTSLNPRMTVRQILREPLNVHRIGAPAEREPRVRELLERVGLDPKVADRYPHEFSAGQVKRVAIARAIAVNPELLVADEAVSGLDVSVKAQILNLLGDLQTEMGLTYIFIAHDLGVVQYLCHTVAVMYLGRIVELGTSDMIFRRARHPYTVALLHSFPRMRGEAPEFELRATLKGEIPSPIDLPPGCRFQPRCPIAQPKCAEAEPPLTETDDGHLAACYYPGQAV
- a CDS encoding nicotinamidase gives rise to the protein MMTFPIDPARDALVITDVQNDFCPGGALGIKDGDRVVPALNRYAERFARRGAPVFATRDWHPARTRHFKAYGGAWPPHCVQGTPGAEFHPDLVLPAGTEIVSKGMDPELDAYSCFQAETADGMPFAAALGAHGTSRLFVGGLATDYCVKATVLDALKEGFEVVVLEDAVAAVDVTPGDGARALDVMKDAGARLARLEDVGD
- a CDS encoding FIST N-terminal domain-containing protein encodes the protein MATERLLAAAGAGLGLGPSPAAAAIDAALAAMASAGADHADLALVFTTGDAYPAAHELLHAVRRVTGARVVVGCSGAGVLTERREVEDEPAVAVLVVRDPRLVAKPVLVRDLADPADVGAELARQAGATLAEGGCLLVLADVAGLDPRALLDGARAELGFVPVVGGVAAGTPLFELVNTEVVQGSLAGVALSGPRSIIGVAQGCVPIGEPYVITRAEGNTVIQIAGRPPLEVLREAVRATPDGAARAQRAGLFAGLAMDSAKSPLERGDFLVRNLLGADAGTGAIAVAEPVRVGQTIQFQLRDAAASREDLATALREVARALKGQPPAFGCYFNCAGRGRGLFDVPDHDVSLIRAHLGEFPLVGFFGNGEFAPIGRRNFFHNYTGALVVFPA
- a CDS encoding HAD hydrolase family protein translates to MIVHVLAVDYDGTIAEDGRVAVTTEAALQRVRASGRKLMLVTGRLLPDLRQACPGVDMMFDAVVAENGALVYFPGKREVRTLGAAPEPELLEGLQRRGVRVDIGSSIVATDETFAEAALAAIRETGVERTLVFNKGSLMLLPGGVTKGTGLTVALAAFELSSHNLIGIGDAENDHAFLAMCEGAVALANAVPALRERADHVTRAAAGAGVVEFVEEHVLTDAVGFIPHLARHELHVGRADGGEPVALPAHAATLLVVGPSASGKSTLTGILVERLTQTARAFCLLDPEGDHESLAELEGVVVLGGKPEQSLPTAEELGQLLRRPLGRLVLNLSHLTMAEKVAYATQALGAVAGVRSAHGLPHWLIVDEAHHIVPAEGSTAVELLPMAGHSLALVTLTADLIAREVRQAVGMVASTDAEAFRQALHTLATDRADPQHAPGISPELQRGEALLATLGEQPSRTVRFQVDRREAQHRRHVRKYAEGELPPDRSFYFRGPQGALNLRAANLKRFCELAEGVDEATWSYHLARRDYSTWMRDMIKDAQLADEVAAFEGNGDWPPADARRLVLETVRRRYAV
- a CDS encoding ABC transporter ATP-binding protein — its product is MSTPVVAPPVLRVENLRVDFQTPAGLVNVLDGLSFELGEQETLGILGESGAGKSVLADALLALIPSPPGRVRGRVLFQGTDLNTLDEAALARIRGKDIAMIFQDPTSALNPVFRVGAQVAEPLELHLGLGRRAALHRVVDLFRRVGIPSPESRLASYPHQFSGGMRQRVVISMGVGCRPRLLVADEPTSSLDVTIQAQILELIRDLGRELGTAVVFIFNDLAVISHMCQRVLVLYAGQVVEEGPVDVVFGRPRHPYTQGLLRSVPRLGVRRLEPIPGHLPPLAEYEPGCRFYPRCPWPEKDEHCARQRPALHATGPGHRVACWKVEEHERAAG
- a CDS encoding class I SAM-dependent methyltransferase; the protein is MRGIEQIPWLYDALCAFCELGGLGRWRRWLAGGARGRTLDLGSGTGRNLPLMPPGLRTIALDPAWDALQRAGRRAPAVLLVQARAEALPFRAGAFDTVVSGLAVCSVADPARALGEARRVLGAGGQLRMLEHVRSATPWKALLQDRLQPLWTRLTGGCHPNRETERLVEAAGFAIDTAGRRARGVLRRFTARPC